A genomic stretch from Pirellulales bacterium includes:
- a CDS encoding DUF393 domain-containing protein has product MTASDLVTHLAPLPTPEERPEADVVIYDGHCRICTGQVRRLAWWDGGRRLAYLSLHDPLVGRRWPDLTHDALMQEMYIVDRVGKRHAGAAAVRYLSRRLPALWWLAPLLHVPGTLPLWNWLYQQVAKRRYRFGTLATCDDEACRLHR; this is encoded by the coding sequence ATGACCGCCAGCGACCTTGTAACGCATCTCGCCCCCTTGCCGACGCCCGAAGAGCGGCCCGAGGCCGACGTGGTGATCTACGACGGCCACTGCCGCATCTGCACCGGGCAAGTCCGGCGGCTCGCCTGGTGGGACGGGGGCCGCCGGCTGGCGTACCTTTCGCTGCACGACCCGCTGGTGGGCCGGCGCTGGCCCGATCTGACGCACGACGCACTGATGCAGGAGATGTATATCGTCGATCGTGTCGGGAAGCGCCATGCCGGGGCGGCGGCGGTGCGTTATCTTTCGCGGCGTTTGCCAGCCTTGTGGTGGCTGGCGCCGCTGCTGCACGTCCCAGGCACGTTGCCGCTTTGGAACTGGCTCTATCAGCAGGTCGCCAAGCGGCGCTATCGCTTCGGCACGCTGGCCACCTGCGACGACGAAGCCTGCCGGCTGCACCGATAG
- a CDS encoding amino acid permease produces the protein MIDAQASDAYRVAMPGDLPSTGSAAPVAPSAGGTLPRVLGPFDAVTVVVGGIIGSGIFLKPGVVAQYLDHFGLGLIIGVWVVVGLITLCGALTLAELAAMLPHAGGPYVYLREAYGRLPAFLWGWTEMTIIRPGSLGALTAATVIYLSKIVYLDRHWQEGVALGIVLFLSVVNVVGARWGAALQNVTVVAKLGFLAFIIVLPLAVSRVPQPPAEWWPGRWTPDLWKALGLAMIAVMWPYDGWINIAPVAEEVREPQRNVPLGLALGMVIVIVVYVLANVAYHVVLPISTVASSEAVAHDMCTALLGEGAGKLVSLGVLCSTFGAANSNLLTGPRIYFAMARDGLLPASIRRIHGRWRTPANAIWLQAVWTVVLIVAAYAWKSDPRDAFDMLTDFVIFGGSLFYALAVASVFVFRRAHPDWSRPYRTLGYPLTPCVYLLGIGAALASMVWDTDKHAQTLAGTALIASGVVFYYWARSRRAWQVR, from the coding sequence GTGATTGACGCCCAAGCGTCGGACGCTTACCGTGTGGCGATGCCTGGCGACTTGCCTTCGACCGGTTCCGCAGCTCCCGTCGCACCGTCGGCCGGCGGCACGCTGCCGCGCGTGCTCGGTCCCTTCGACGCCGTCACGGTGGTCGTGGGCGGCATCATCGGGTCGGGCATCTTTCTCAAGCCGGGCGTCGTGGCACAGTATCTCGACCATTTCGGGCTGGGGCTGATTATCGGCGTATGGGTTGTCGTGGGGCTGATCACGCTGTGCGGCGCCCTGACGTTGGCGGAACTGGCCGCCATGCTGCCGCACGCGGGCGGCCCTTACGTTTATCTGCGCGAGGCCTACGGCCGGTTGCCCGCCTTTCTTTGGGGCTGGACCGAAATGACCATCATCCGGCCCGGTTCGCTGGGAGCGCTGACGGCCGCCACGGTGATCTATCTCAGTAAAATCGTGTACCTCGACCGCCATTGGCAAGAAGGCGTGGCCCTGGGCATCGTGCTGTTTCTTTCGGTCGTGAATGTCGTCGGCGCGCGGTGGGGCGCCGCGCTGCAGAACGTGACGGTCGTCGCCAAGCTGGGTTTTCTGGCGTTCATCATCGTGTTGCCGTTGGCGGTGTCGCGCGTTCCGCAACCGCCTGCGGAGTGGTGGCCCGGCCGCTGGACCCCGGACTTGTGGAAGGCCCTCGGCCTGGCGATGATCGCCGTGATGTGGCCCTACGACGGCTGGATCAATATCGCTCCGGTGGCGGAAGAGGTCCGCGAGCCGCAGCGCAATGTGCCCTTGGGACTGGCGCTGGGCATGGTCATCGTGATCGTGGTTTATGTGCTGGCCAACGTGGCTTATCATGTGGTGCTGCCGATCTCGACCGTGGCCAGCTCGGAAGCGGTGGCCCACGACATGTGTACCGCGTTGCTGGGCGAGGGCGCCGGCAAGTTGGTGTCGCTGGGCGTGCTTTGCTCGACGTTTGGCGCCGCCAATTCCAACCTGCTGACGGGCCCGCGGATTTATTTCGCCATGGCCCGCGACGGCCTGTTGCCCGCGTCGATCCGCCGCATCCACGGCCGCTGGCGGACGCCCGCCAACGCCATCTGGCTGCAAGCCGTTTGGACCGTGGTGTTGATCGTGGCCGCTTATGCCTGGAAATCGGATCCGCGCGACGCCTTCGACATGTTGACCGACTTTGTCATTTTTGGCGGCTCGCTGTTTTATGCTTTGGCGGTGGCCTCGGTGTTTGTCTTTCGCCGCGCTCATCCCGATTGGAGCCGGCCCTATCGCACGCTGGGCTATCCGCTGACGCCTTGCGTCTACCTGCTCGGTATAGGGGCGGCGCTGGCCAGCATGGTGTGGGACACCGACAAGCACGCACAGACGCTGGCCGGCACGGCGCTCATCGCCAGCGGCGTGGTGTTCTATTATTGGGCCCGCAGCCGGCGAGCCTGGCAGGTGCGATGA
- a CDS encoding HEAT repeat domain-containing protein: protein MWQRSIPASLALSLLAAMATLPSPALAADAGDELVEQIVKLMAHPDREFRAAAFNQVRKSARGAAATRAFAAQLPKLDPSAQAELIRALGDRGDVAARPAVVNVLADGKNEEVRSAALAALGELGTADDLPTLVKALSASSGAEQQAARTALVRMRGDSISKTLAADAKTAEPPTRAALLEVLAARRATSELPLFLAASVDDDARVRGAAMTALGRFGGPDQLAAMIPAVLKARKGGERDAAEKNVAAVCARIGNEEQRANALIAAINSVDAAQRDQLLSLIGRVGGKRLIAFVGDIATGPDAGRRSLAIDALSKWPDASPADKLLEIAEKTSDAAQRERAFQGYVKLAAMRDRRSDTQRLDRMKQAMKAARTPEERSLVINRCRTAYSVDALRFVLPYVDEAPFAQIACETIVELAHHREIRDPHKAEFDKALDRVIKVSADPVVVDRAQRYKRGETWQRAKK, encoded by the coding sequence ATGTGGCAACGTTCGATTCCGGCTTCGTTGGCTCTCAGTCTTCTGGCGGCGATGGCGACGTTGCCGTCGCCCGCCCTGGCCGCTGACGCCGGCGACGAATTGGTGGAGCAGATCGTCAAGCTGATGGCCCACCCCGATCGAGAGTTCCGCGCGGCGGCCTTCAATCAGGTGCGAAAATCCGCGCGCGGAGCGGCGGCCACTCGGGCGTTCGCCGCCCAATTGCCGAAACTCGATCCATCGGCACAGGCGGAGTTGATCCGAGCGCTGGGCGACCGCGGCGACGTTGCGGCCCGGCCTGCCGTGGTCAACGTGCTCGCGGACGGCAAGAACGAAGAAGTCCGATCGGCGGCGCTGGCCGCGCTGGGCGAGCTCGGCACGGCGGACGATCTGCCGACGCTGGTGAAGGCGTTGTCCGCCTCTTCCGGCGCGGAGCAGCAGGCCGCCCGGACGGCGCTGGTCCGGATGCGCGGCGACTCCATCAGCAAAACGTTGGCCGCCGACGCGAAGACGGCCGAGCCACCAACGCGGGCCGCGCTGCTCGAAGTGCTCGCCGCGCGACGCGCTACCAGCGAGCTGCCGCTGTTCCTGGCGGCCAGCGTCGACGACGACGCCCGCGTCCGCGGGGCGGCCATGACCGCGCTGGGCCGGTTCGGCGGCCCCGATCAGCTCGCCGCCATGATCCCCGCCGTGCTGAAGGCGCGGAAAGGCGGAGAGCGCGACGCCGCCGAAAAAAACGTCGCCGCCGTGTGCGCGCGCATCGGAAACGAAGAGCAACGGGCCAACGCCTTGATCGCCGCCATCAACAGCGTCGACGCGGCCCAGCGCGATCAGCTCCTGTCGCTGATCGGACGGGTGGGAGGCAAACGGCTGATCGCCTTCGTGGGCGACATCGCCACCGGCCCGGATGCGGGCCGCAGGTCGTTGGCCATCGACGCGCTGAGCAAATGGCCCGACGCCAGCCCGGCCGACAAGTTGCTGGAAATCGCCGAGAAGACGAGCGACGCGGCCCAGCGCGAGCGGGCTTTTCAGGGCTACGTCAAGCTGGCGGCCATGCGCGACCGCCGGTCGGACACGCAACGTCTCGACCGGATGAAGCAGGCCATGAAAGCCGCGCGCACGCCAGAGGAGCGGTCGCTGGTGATCAACCGCTGCCGCACCGCTTACAGCGTGGACGCGCTGCGGTTCGTGCTGCCCTACGTCGACGAGGCGCCCTTCGCGCAGATCGCCTGCGAAACGATCGTGGAACTGGCCCACCATCGCGAAATCCGCGATCCTCACAAAGCCGAGTTCGACAAGGCGCTGGACCGGGTGATCAAGGTCAGCGCGGACCCCGTGGTTGTCGACCGCGCGCAGCGTTACAAGCGCGGCGAAACCTGGCAACGCGCGAAGAAGTGA
- a CDS encoding HEAT repeat domain-containing protein, with product MLAQAFEALKKFDWGTPLSEVSGIEDAVVASHSDSALRQDLEQRLIAALSTDISADAKGYVCRKLALVGSPAAVPAVAALLTQEANAHLARHALERIPGPEAAAALTDALAKTSGKLKIGAIGSLGARREAGAVPVLAGLLGDTDPAVARSAALALGVIGGGEAARVLQDAVPAQTGDNMTLLDALLCCAESLLSGRKVAEATAIYKSLAGDQHPRLVRLAADRGLLACLSKQT from the coding sequence ATGCTCGCCCAAGCTTTCGAAGCACTGAAGAAATTTGATTGGGGAACCCCGCTGAGCGAGGTTTCGGGGATCGAGGACGCGGTGGTCGCGTCGCACAGCGACTCGGCCCTCCGCCAGGATCTCGAACAACGCTTGATTGCCGCGTTGTCGACGGATATCTCGGCGGACGCCAAAGGTTACGTCTGTCGCAAGCTGGCGTTGGTCGGCTCGCCGGCGGCCGTGCCGGCAGTCGCCGCTTTGCTGACGCAGGAAGCCAACGCGCACCTGGCGCGACACGCCCTGGAACGGATTCCCGGCCCAGAGGCTGCCGCGGCCTTGACGGACGCACTTGCCAAAACGAGCGGCAAATTGAAGATCGGCGCGATCGGCTCGCTTGGCGCTCGGCGAGAAGCCGGCGCGGTGCCGGTGCTGGCGGGACTGCTGGGCGACACCGACCCGGCGGTCGCCCGTTCGGCCGCGCTAGCTCTGGGAGTCATCGGCGGTGGCGAGGCGGCCCGCGTGCTCCAAGACGCGGTCCCGGCCCAGACCGGCGACAACATGACGCTGCTCGACGCGCTGTTGTGCTGCGCCGAATCGCTGTTGTCCGGCCGCAAGGTCGCCGAGGCCACGGCCATTTACAAGTCGCTGGCGGGCGATCAGCACCCGCGGCTGGTGCGGCTGGCCGCCGACCGCGGGTTGTTGGCGTGCCTCAGCAAGCAGACTTGA
- a CDS encoding Gfo/Idh/MocA family oxidoreductase: MNQHERPSVTGGKSNRSRRDFLKVAGAAMAVPYFVPSSALGNSETPAASDRIVMAGIGIGNMGRGDQGAFLGRKDVQYIAMCDVREANREQSKAKIDEHYANKDCQIYNDFREVLARPDIDAVHIATPDHWHAIMVIEACRNGKDVYCQKPETLTLREGPLMIAAARRYGRVVSGGSQRVLEDYRKFVDPAWAGELGTIKSINVSVGPLPQLCNLPAEEMAEKIDWDMWLGPAAWGPYNSKRCSGSFSINGSSWRSFSDYSGGGMTDWGAHHFGGATFICDVRDQQPKEVVYHETPEGKYLAYNYESGLTIYHNRPNTQNLHIEGTPDEKLPPKPVPQYQGSGGIYGDFIHCVKTRETPFRDIERAVNTCVLAHLGNIAYQLKRSLKWDAAAQQFVDDAEANRMVDRARREPWQL; encoded by the coding sequence ATGAATCAGCACGAACGGCCCAGTGTGACCGGCGGCAAAAGCAACCGGTCCCGCCGCGATTTCTTGAAAGTCGCCGGCGCCGCGATGGCGGTGCCCTATTTCGTCCCCTCGTCGGCGCTGGGCAACAGCGAAACGCCGGCGGCCAGCGACCGCATTGTCATGGCCGGCATCGGTATCGGCAATATGGGGCGCGGCGACCAGGGCGCGTTCCTCGGCCGCAAGGATGTGCAATACATCGCCATGTGCGACGTTCGCGAAGCCAACCGCGAGCAGTCCAAGGCCAAGATCGACGAACACTACGCCAACAAGGACTGCCAGATTTACAACGATTTTCGCGAAGTGTTGGCCCGGCCCGACATCGACGCGGTGCATATCGCCACGCCCGACCATTGGCACGCCATCATGGTCATCGAGGCCTGCCGCAACGGCAAAGACGTCTATTGCCAGAAGCCCGAAACGCTGACGCTTCGCGAAGGCCCGCTGATGATCGCGGCGGCGCGACGCTACGGCCGCGTGGTCTCCGGCGGCAGCCAGCGCGTGCTGGAAGACTATCGCAAATTCGTCGATCCAGCCTGGGCCGGCGAGCTCGGCACGATCAAGTCGATCAACGTCAGCGTCGGGCCGCTGCCGCAGTTGTGCAATCTGCCCGCCGAAGAAATGGCGGAGAAAATCGACTGGGACATGTGGCTGGGACCGGCGGCCTGGGGACCATATAACTCCAAACGCTGCAGCGGCAGTTTTTCGATCAACGGTTCGAGCTGGCGGTCGTTCAGCGATTATTCGGGCGGCGGCATGACCGACTGGGGCGCCCATCACTTCGGCGGCGCGACGTTCATCTGCGACGTTCGCGACCAGCAGCCCAAGGAAGTCGTCTACCACGAAACGCCGGAGGGCAAGTACCTGGCATACAACTACGAGAGCGGTCTGACGATCTACCACAATCGGCCCAACACCCAGAATTTGCACATCGAGGGGACGCCCGACGAAAAGCTGCCGCCGAAGCCGGTGCCGCAATATCAGGGAAGCGGGGGCATCTACGGCGACTTCATCCACTGCGTGAAGACCCGCGAGACGCCGTTCCGCGACATCGAACGGGCCGTGAACACCTGCGTGCTGGCGCACCTGGGCAACATCGCCTATCAATTGAAGCGGTCGTTGAAGTGGGACGCCGCGGCGCAGCAGTTCGTCGACGACGCCGAAGCCAACCGCATGGTCGACCGCGCCCGGCGCGAACCGTGGCAACTCTAA
- the mutS gene encoding DNA mismatch repair protein MutS, whose amino-acid sequence MTPMMQQYLDAKAACPDCILLFRMGDFYELFHDDAKLAARVLGLALTSRDKGENPVPMAGFPHHQLESYLGKLIAAGMRAAICEQVEDPRLAKGLVKREVTRVVSPGTVTDDALLDPQESNYLAALVPGETVGLSWIDLSTGRFLAAEVPQARLADELARISPVEILVAEEAGPPAAAFDERLVVTRRPAWAFGHKAAADALARHFGTQTLEGFGFDGGEVPAIRAAGAVLDYLTETQKSSLAHIDRLMPYRLGQSLEIDEATRRSLEITRTLREGRREGSLLEVLDRSVTAMGSRMLADWLANPLTSIEAIDERLDAVAEMVAHPKLTEEIRGQLKDIYDVERLLARVTTGRASPRDLSFLGRTLRALPTLKAKLTARASVLLTRLEGELDLCPEIRGQLDAALEEECPLVSREGGFIRSGFSAELDNLRELAAGGKQWIARYQAEESQRTGIPNLKVGFNQVFGYYLEITHTHREKVPDTYIRKQTVKNAERYITPELKEYEEKVLAADEKAKELEHELFLELRDLVAAGARRLRGTATALAQIDVLAALAELARDRGYCRPTMVAEPVLRIADGRHPVLDVRLAAGTFVPNDVTASPDEGLMLLITGPNMAGKSTYIRQVALVTLMAQMGSFVPARAATLGVADRIFARVGASDELARGQSTFMVEMTETARILNTATERSLVILDEIGRGTSTYDGVSLAWAIVEYLHDRVGCRTLFATHYHELTDLATSLSRVKNLNVAVREWQEDVVFLHKIVEGAADKSYGIHVARLAGVPRDVLERAKQILARLEQEHVDADGRPKLARKRLRVGGDLQLTLFAAPENPLLGKIRQTDVNSLTPLAALALVKQWQDELSAEKGNAPAM is encoded by the coding sequence GTGACGCCGATGATGCAGCAGTATCTGGACGCCAAGGCGGCCTGCCCGGACTGCATCTTGCTGTTCCGCATGGGCGATTTTTACGAGCTGTTTCACGACGACGCCAAGCTCGCCGCCCGTGTGCTGGGCCTGGCGCTCACCAGCCGCGACAAGGGCGAAAACCCCGTGCCGATGGCCGGCTTCCCGCACCATCAGCTCGAAAGCTACCTCGGCAAGTTGATCGCCGCGGGCATGCGGGCCGCCATCTGCGAGCAGGTCGAAGACCCGCGGCTGGCCAAGGGGCTGGTCAAACGCGAAGTGACCCGCGTCGTGTCGCCGGGCACCGTCACCGACGACGCCCTGCTCGATCCGCAGGAGAGCAACTACCTGGCGGCGCTCGTGCCGGGCGAAACCGTGGGCCTGTCCTGGATCGATCTCTCCACCGGCCGCTTTCTGGCCGCCGAAGTGCCGCAAGCGCGTCTGGCGGATGAACTGGCCCGCATCAGTCCGGTGGAAATCTTGGTGGCCGAGGAAGCCGGTCCGCCGGCCGCCGCTTTCGACGAACGGCTGGTCGTGACGCGTCGCCCGGCCTGGGCCTTCGGCCACAAAGCGGCGGCCGACGCCCTGGCGCGACACTTCGGCACGCAGACGCTGGAAGGCTTCGGCTTCGACGGTGGCGAAGTGCCGGCCATTCGCGCGGCGGGGGCGGTTCTTGACTATCTCACTGAGACGCAAAAGTCGTCGCTCGCGCACATCGACCGGCTCATGCCTTATCGCCTGGGCCAGTCGCTGGAGATCGACGAAGCCACGCGCCGCAGCCTGGAGATCACGCGCACGCTGCGCGAAGGCCGCCGCGAGGGTTCGCTGTTGGAAGTGCTCGACCGTAGCGTGACCGCGATGGGCTCGCGCATGCTGGCCGACTGGCTGGCCAACCCGCTGACCTCGATCGAGGCCATCGACGAGCGGCTCGACGCCGTGGCCGAAATGGTGGCCCACCCCAAGCTTACCGAAGAGATCCGCGGCCAGCTCAAAGACATTTACGACGTCGAGCGGCTACTGGCCCGCGTGACCACCGGCCGGGCAAGTCCGCGCGACCTCAGTTTTCTCGGCCGCACGCTGCGCGCCCTGCCGACGCTCAAAGCCAAGCTGACCGCCCGCGCGTCGGTGCTTTTGACCCGCTTGGAAGGCGAGCTCGATCTTTGCCCGGAGATTCGCGGCCAGCTCGATGCGGCGCTGGAAGAAGAGTGCCCGCTGGTGAGCCGCGAGGGCGGCTTCATCCGCAGCGGCTTCAGTGCCGAGTTGGATAACTTGCGCGAGTTGGCGGCGGGCGGCAAGCAGTGGATCGCCCGTTACCAGGCCGAGGAGAGCCAGCGGACGGGCATACCAAACCTCAAGGTCGGCTTCAACCAGGTGTTCGGCTATTACCTGGAAATCACGCACACGCACCGCGAAAAGGTGCCAGACACCTATATTCGCAAGCAGACGGTCAAGAACGCCGAACGCTACATCACGCCCGAACTGAAAGAGTACGAAGAAAAGGTCCTGGCCGCCGACGAAAAGGCCAAGGAGCTGGAACACGAGTTGTTTCTGGAACTGCGCGACTTGGTGGCGGCGGGGGCGCGGCGGTTGCGGGGCACGGCGACGGCCCTGGCCCAAATCGACGTGCTTGCCGCGCTGGCCGAGTTGGCCCGCGACCGCGGCTATTGCCGGCCGACGATGGTGGCCGAGCCGGTGCTGCGGATCGCCGATGGCCGCCACCCGGTGCTCGACGTGCGGTTGGCGGCGGGGACGTTCGTGCCCAACGACGTGACGGCCTCGCCCGACGAGGGCCTGATGCTGTTGATTACCGGGCCGAACATGGCCGGCAAGAGCACCTACATCCGGCAAGTGGCGCTCGTCACGCTGATGGCCCAGATGGGCAGCTTCGTGCCGGCCCGCGCGGCGACGCTGGGCGTGGCCGATCGCATCTTTGCCCGTGTCGGCGCCAGCGACGAGCTGGCCCGCGGGCAAAGCACCTTCATGGTCGAGATGACCGAGACGGCCCGCATCCTGAACACGGCCACCGAGCGGAGCCTGGTGATTCTGGACGAAATTGGCCGCGGCACGAGCACCTACGACGGCGTGTCGCTGGCCTGGGCGATTGTGGAGTACCTGCACGACCGCGTGGGCTGCCGCACGCTGTTCGCCACGCACTACCACGAGCTGACCGACCTGGCCACGTCGCTTTCGCGCGTCAAGAACCTGAACGTGGCGGTGCGCGAGTGGCAAGAGGACGTCGTCTTTCTGCACAAGATCGTGGAGGGCGCGGCCGACAAGAGCTACGGCATTCACGTCGCCCGCTTGGCCGGAGTGCCGCGCGACGTGCTGGAGCGGGCCAAGCAAATCCTGGCGCGGCTGGAGCAAGAGCACGTCGATGCCGACGGCCGTCCCAAGCTGGCCCGCAAGCGTCTGCGGGTGGGCGGCGACTTGCAGCTCACGCTCTTCGCGGCACCGGAGAATCCGCTGCTCGGCAAGATTCGCCAGACCGACGTCAACAGCCTCACGCCGCTGGCGGCATTGGCGTTGGTCAAGCAGTGGCAGGATGAGCTTTCGGCCGAAAAAGGCAACGCGCCGGCCATGTGA
- a CDS encoding ATP-binding protein: MTRLIPQHESLTVEFESDRGRLPDRELVAAVVCVANTEGGDLFVGVEDDGTVTGLHASHQNPARLSALIANQTSPPLSVRVEALDIEGTRIVKIAVPKSRQLVATAEGLLQRRRLKADGLPECVPLYPHEIAQRQSDLGRLDYSALPVAGAGPRDFDPLERERLRQFVERYGGDRSLMGLPDEELDGALGLVSFDGDAGQPTVAGLLLIGREAALRRHLPTHEVAFQVPGKTYWICAGRTKTRRVTCSVN; this comes from the coding sequence ATGACACGCCTTATTCCCCAACACGAAAGCCTGACGGTCGAATTCGAAAGCGACCGGGGCCGGCTGCCCGATCGTGAGTTGGTGGCGGCCGTCGTCTGCGTGGCCAACACCGAGGGTGGCGACCTTTTCGTCGGCGTCGAAGACGATGGCACCGTCACGGGACTGCACGCGTCGCATCAAAATCCAGCGCGTCTGAGCGCCTTGATTGCCAACCAGACCAGCCCGCCATTGAGCGTCCGCGTGGAAGCGCTCGACATTGAGGGCACTCGGATCGTCAAAATCGCGGTGCCGAAATCGCGGCAGCTCGTCGCCACCGCCGAGGGGTTGCTGCAACGCCGCCGCCTGAAGGCCGACGGGCTGCCGGAGTGCGTGCCGCTTTACCCGCATGAGATCGCCCAACGGCAGTCGGACCTGGGGCGGCTCGATTACTCGGCCTTGCCCGTCGCCGGCGCCGGTCCGCGCGACTTCGATCCCTTGGAGCGCGAGCGGCTGCGACAGTTCGTCGAGCGCTACGGCGGCGATCGGTCGCTGATGGGCTTGCCCGACGAAGAGCTTGACGGTGCGTTGGGACTGGTCTCGTTCGACGGCGACGCCGGTCAGCCGACTGTGGCGGGATTGCTGCTCATCGGTCGCGAGGCGGCCTTGCGACGGCACCTGCCGACCCACGAGGTCGCCTTCCAGGTGCCCGGAAAGACGTACTGGATTTGTGCGGGACGAACGAAGACCAGGCGAGTTACCTGCTCCGTAAATTGA